From a single Bryobacter aggregatus MPL3 genomic region:
- a CDS encoding carbon-nitrogen hydrolase family protein: protein MFDRLIAAAANGTTLPGATSQNIEKIADQASQAASLGAKLVLFPELSLTGFLPNHPESNHAAWLREALSFARNSAERLDGPAVTTLARAAQQIGIYIAAGILEDAGNVLYNTHVLVGPQGLAGYWRKMHIPMFEMPFYNGGSGPEVIDTPIGRIGANICFDTLLPESTRLLAVQNVEIVLFPFAADPPPVTPAGWAAWAGPALRARCQENGVFGVAVNYSGQVAALGVGQNFPGGGMIVGPRGEVLAEQTNPGELLLHELQASDLRAARAEPEYLFRFRRPELYGPLTR from the coding sequence TTGTTCGATCGCCTCATCGCCGCTGCTGCCAATGGCACCACACTACCCGGCGCAACCTCACAAAATATTGAAAAGATTGCAGATCAGGCCAGTCAGGCCGCTTCGCTCGGAGCAAAGCTGGTCCTGTTTCCGGAGCTGTCGCTGACTGGCTTTCTTCCGAATCACCCGGAAAGCAATCACGCCGCCTGGCTGCGGGAGGCACTCTCGTTTGCCCGTAACTCCGCCGAACGACTGGATGGTCCTGCAGTGACCACGCTCGCACGCGCGGCCCAGCAGATTGGCATCTACATCGCGGCGGGCATCCTCGAAGATGCAGGCAATGTCCTCTACAACACACATGTGCTCGTGGGGCCGCAAGGTCTGGCCGGCTACTGGCGCAAAATGCATATCCCGATGTTTGAAATGCCGTTCTACAACGGCGGCTCGGGCCCGGAGGTGATCGATACGCCGATCGGACGGATCGGAGCGAACATCTGTTTTGACACGCTGCTCCCTGAATCAACGCGACTGCTGGCGGTGCAGAATGTCGAGATCGTGCTGTTCCCTTTTGCTGCCGATCCGCCTCCGGTGACACCAGCGGGCTGGGCGGCCTGGGCGGGCCCTGCATTGCGCGCGCGCTGCCAGGAGAATGGCGTATTCGGCGTCGCAGTGAACTACAGCGGTCAGGTGGCAGCGCTGGGTGTGGGACAGAACTTCCCCGGCGGCGGTATGATTGTCGGCCCTCGTGGTGAAGTGTTGGCTGAACAGACGAATCCCGGCGAACTGCTGCTCCACGAGCTCCAAGCGAGCGATCTCCGTGCCGCGCGTGCCGAACCTGAGTATCTTTTCCGCTTCCGCCGCCCGGAGCTGTATGGACCGTTAACGCGCTAG